In the genome of Aythya fuligula isolate bAytFul2 chromosome 23, bAytFul2.pri, whole genome shotgun sequence, the window GCTTCtctagctttgtttttttttttttttttttttttttttttttgtgataataAGGCCAGCATTTGGGACAACTCACTAGTACAGACAGTACACAGGATGCAGCTAAATTGTGTATTTATACTGTAGGACACTCATTGTTTGAttcttctttctatttctctccTAATAGAGAGAAATGACTTCCAGCCTTCCCGttgcttttctgtctcctgctgAACAGCATGCTAAGATTTTTTCATAGGAATATTCATTATAACGCTAAGATTTTTTCATAGGAATATTCATTATAACACTAAGATTTTTCCTGAGGGACTTTAGTTAGTTTAAGAGATCAGCACTGTGTGTGAAGTCAAAAAAGATCAATTCTACACATATCATTTAATATTTACCAGTCATTGCTCATCCTGTCGCCCAGTCAGTCACTATTAGCAGATCCTTCTCCAGTCCTCTGCTACTCTGAACCACCAAGCATTATCAGCAAACTCCATCACCATGAGAACATGTGTGGTCAGACAGGGATGTATATGCCTTTCTGTACTTTCATGCTCATGTACTGCCAGAGGCTGCCTCAAGATCCAGGCTTCATGAGCATAATTACAAAGTCTATTTGGATTGTAACAGAGGGTCCAGCCAGGATCAGAGGTGTTTCACACCTGTTTTctgtgcacacaaacacatgaTACAAGGAGTCATCTTTGGGTTGGAAGAACATATCCTGCATGGAGGCCACTTTTGTCCTCATTGTCCAGACTGACTGGTGCTGTCATTCAGCAATGGTTTGCAGTGCTCTGTGGTGCCTGCCAGCCCCCTGCAGACATCAGTGCTTTGGACCAtcaccctgctgccctcctgctggaTGAAGAGGTCAGTGACAGCTTGTTGAGAAAGGCAGAGTTGAGCGCAGATGCATTTTTGGTAATCTCGAATGACTTCAATAAACTAGTCTGCAGATCCAGGTAGCTGGGTCTCCCCATTATGCCACCTGGCACTTCTCACTGCGCCATGCCAGCCACCCTGCCAGGAAACCTGGATGGCCAGATTTCCCTGTCAAGCAGGGTGATGAAGGAGAATAGAGCAGCCCAAGCTGCACTTCGtactgctgcagcaggtcaTGTGTGACTAACACGAGGCATACAAAGTAGACAGCATGAAGAAGCGTAGTTGAAAACTGCACCTAAACAAGAAGGCATTGGTAAGGAGGTGATGACTGGACTCATCCAGTATACCCCAGTGAAAATACCTAGCAGTAAACCACTAGCAGAAACCATACATGGTTTTGGCTTGAGCTGTCTAGGAAATCACACAGGCTGACCATAGCACTatattttggggaaaagcaGAGGTAACACACTTGAGGAATTCATTCCTGCTCTGAAGTCtgcatttgtaaaaacaaaacaaaacaacttggCATTGACATAAACTCAACTGAGCTTGCTAGGACAAATTCCCAATGCAATTCTGACTGGGACCCTACAATCACTCTGCATCTCTGGTAGTTTCAGCTCCTGCGCTCTGATTTAAACCAACATTGCACTGCACAGCCTTCCAACAGGATGTAGAGACAGAGCCAAGAGGATATGCAGACATGTCCCTCTGTCCAGATTGCATCAAATGCCAAATACTTCTTACAGAGAAATGTGTTCCTGTTCCTGGGAAACCACTTCACAGAATGCTGAAGTTGACAGTCCTGCAGCTGTGGGGTGAATGCAGTTCCCTGCTTTGTAGCTGTAACACTACAGGCCATGATAGCATATCACACAGCCTGCTTGCCCCCCAACTACGCCCGACAGCCTAGAGCTATTGAACCCCAAATTAACATTCTGAGGAATAAAACCAGTCACCAACTCCTAGCCACTTAACTACAACCTCTGTGCAAACTCtgtgaagagaaagcaaaactcTTCTTCGTCTTAAACAGCCCAAGCAGTTCTCTCTGCACCTGCAACACAAGTCCTGCCATTTACTTTTTGACAGCTCTCCATCTTACACAGGCATAATCACCAAAAACTTGGTGATTATGCACAAGGAGAGGACAGGACTTTAACACTTGCTATTGAGCTGTGCAAGGAACAGGGCCAGGGGACAGTGACAGGCAATCTGACAGTCTGAAGTGTGGTCAAAGTTATCTGGTTTCAATAACACCATCCATTGTCCCATCCCTACAAGGCAGTAGAATATCCCTGGAATATTCCTGAATTGTAAGAAGACTGGTCAGCaaccctttaaaaagaaaaatctcagctgTGGAGGAATAAGAGATCCCAAAGGCTGTCTTGAATTTCAGAGCCTTTGTGGTATAGAAAACAGCATAGCTGCAACCCAGCTGTTAGAGTTGCACTTGGTCTGAGAGAAGCATAAGGAGTCACCATCCTTTTGTCTGGGCACCTTGGATCAGGCAGGAACAGGACTGCACAGCTtgcaagcagcagccaccaTGATAGGGTAACCACCATCCACATTGGGAAACTAGCCTCAGTACAGAGGAAGCACATCTCATCCTCCCAGTCACACTTGAAGGACTGACTTAGTTCAAGCATTAAACTACAAACAACCCTTACAGCTTAGGTGTCAGGTTGGGAACACTAGCAACTGAATTCACAGCCCACAGATGAGagcaaaaaacaagaaaacaaaccacttCTCCCCAGTACTCAACACTACACCTGTGCCAGAGACAAGCACTGAACAAATGCACACTGGAAatgtttcagcttttatttgcaaattcaTCTGTACATTCTCACTTGGTCGTTGAGTGACAGCTGCTAGAAACTGTCAGCAGCAGGGGGCAGCAGCAACTAGGAGTTAACAGGAGCTTTCCACAGAGCCTGGAAACAAGAGacagcagaggaaacaaaaccccactAGCTTTTACATTTAACCTTTTCTGAGTAAGGGAATTAGGAATCAAGTCATCTTTATCACATTCAGAAGGGTGTTGGATTTACACGGCCCTGTGCGTTCAGCATAAAGACCTTGCATTGAAGTGACTGCCTGAAGAGCAGCCTGAAAACTATCccaggctttctttttttgaagcCAGCATCTTAAAGCTGCAGTACTCTCCATGCATCATTCCCAGCGGTCCCAAAGCCAAATAACAAAAGGAGccctttgcaaataaataatcataggaaaaaataaataagattataTTTGGAATATACAGTTGCATGGTCTTTATTTGGTttcagaggtggaaaaaaagtgGAGCTAGACTGCAGCTTTAAGCCTTATGCCTAAATCAGCCCAAACACTCAGTAAATTTTACAGTTGATTAGCTATATGGGTTTGGAGATCTGAAGTCTCACAGAAATGAACATTCAGGCACCTATGCACACCCTTCCCCAATGcatagtttatttttctcagccAGTTAGGAAAAATAGCTTACTGGAAGGGAAGTACCCCCCTTTCTGAGCTGAACAGACAAGACTGAAGACCTTTTTACTGTCACAGTAAGAAGTCCCAAGAAATATCTAACCCCACCCATGTTTGCAAGGGGAAACTGTTTCAAACCATGCACCAGGCAGGGAGACAATCCTCTCTCAGGGGATCCTTTAACTTTGTTGGCATGACAGAATCCTCCAGCAAATCCAGCTACCAGCAGGGTTGCCAGCTGCCCATCACTTCCTGTGCTCAAAGCCTAGTTGTGGCAAGTCATAAGTTCATTATTTCTACTAAACCAGAAATCCTGTTAAAGCCATTTAGAGGCAGCTCTACAGCAAGAGCTCTTGATCTGTTCTGTTTGGGGTACACACCCCCTCCCCAGGAACTCCCAAATGAAAAaccacacagaagagaaaagcaatccATTGCAAGCCAGTGTCCGATGATTGTCTCTTTGGGGAAGTCAGGAATCCAGGACAGGGCAAGGcatgggaagggaggaggatgGCAGGTGGAGAAGGAAGTTATAAACAAACTCAAAACCACTAAGACACAAGGAGGAGCTCAAAACCCCTCAACAGCTGATGGCACTAGGTTGCTGTTTGCTAACAAAGTCTGAAATGAAGTCGAACTCGTTTTGTCCCAAGAACAGCTCTGGCAGCTCCTGAATCCGGTCCAACCCCAGTTCCAGGACAAGGGACGTCAAAACCTCCTCATCTATGAGATCAGTGTCCATAACATTCAAGGTCAGCGCTGGTGAGGGCATGTGCTGCATGCCTGGGTGCTGGCTTGGCCCCACTCTGTACTGCTGAGCACCAGCTGCCATGGGCCCGTTGCTCATACCCAGAGGGTGACCCTGGTACTGGGTGTTGAGTTTTTGTAGGTGCATGCTAGCCATGAGCTGCTGGGTGCCCACTGGCCCCATgtattgctgctgctggctcggGCCGTTGAACATCATCGCATTCTGCATCTGGTGGTGGTTCATCTGTCCGCTGAGGTTGGGTCTCGGCCTCATCACACCATCCATTCCAGCCCCTCCGTACGGCATCATCTGACCAGCTGCGGGTAGCGTCCTCAGCACGTGCTGCCCGTGCTGCGGTGGTCCCTGCAGCCCACTCACACCCATCCGGTAGCTCTGCAGCCCGGCGCCGCCGTGGCTCACGGACATCATCATGTGCTCAGCCATGGCTCCGGGTCCCTGCAAGGCGACACGCGGCTCAGGGCGAGGCTCCCGCGGGCAGCACCGCTCCCCGCTCCCGTCCCAGACGGCTTCCACCGAGGATCCCGGAGCACCCCCCACCTTCGCCGCGGCCGGCGGGCGcagcgccgccccgccccggcgAGCCGAGCCGcggcctccccgccgccgccccggggaCCCGGGGTCTGCCCGCGCGGGTACGCACCGacctggggctgcagagggtCCACGCTCCCGCAGCGCCCGCTCGGCCGCCTCAGCTCGCCGGGCGCGGGGCGCCGCTCTCCGCTCTTATGGAGGCGCGGGCAGGGGCGggccgcccggcccggccccccgccACCCATTGGAGCGCGGCCCGAGGCCGCCCGGCCCCTGACGGGGCGGGAGGGCCGCGCTATGGGCGCTGCTGCGGCGGGCATGGGGCTGCTCGAGCTCCGCGAGCCGTGCTCCGAGCGCCCCGTGGTCGCGACATGGCGcagctggagggagggagggagggaggggtgcCGGCTGCCTCCAGTGTGGAGGGCACCGGAGTTGGCACATCCCAGCTGCTCGGGTGGCCCCCCTTGGGTCCGAGGTGCTGGCTCCTTGGGCGGGTTGGGGAGGAAAGGGGTGGGTGGGCTCCAGGGCCGCCAGTCCAGCAGCCCCCAGTGTCCTGCGGATGCTCTGCTGGGGATTCTTAATCCGTAAGGAGGCTTTAAGGCAAGTTCTGCTTCTGAGCAGGATGCCAAGATGCAGCCGTGCTGCCTGGTGTTACGGCCCCCACAGGCGATGCGTGCTCGATCCTGGTGTGCATTGATACCAACAAGGGCAGAGGTTGTGGAGTGGCTGAGCGGGAGCATGGGAACAATGGAGTCCCCagtgtgtggggctggggagccctCAGTGTGGTACAGGTGCCACAGTTCCTCCAGGGATCGCAGACTGCAGAAAACGTGGGTCATCCCTGCTCAGTACTGGGCTCATATGGTTTGGGGTAAGGACTGGGCCTGGGGTGGCTGTGAAGCCTCACACAGGTCATTTCTGTTCCCAGCCCATGCATGTTGGGAATGGTGGTGCACTCATGTGAAGCATTTTGAACTGCATTTGCTTGCATTATGTTCTCTTGCATTTGACATAGTCCTCACCTGTTTCCTGGGCAGAAACATTGTTTGCCTTTAATATTGCCAACAGTGTAAGATCAGCTCTCAGGAGGGAGTCACCCCACCAgtgctttcctcttccccagtgTCCCTCTGAAAAAGACTTTCTACCTGATCACATGGctggctgggggtgcagggatCCGTTTTGGTGGCTGTGCTGTCTTTCTTGTTCGTGTCAAAGGATGTGCATGCAGATGTCTGTCGACGGCTGCAGCACACTGGCCCCTATAAGTGTGCACCCTGGTGCAGGAGGGTGCTGGCTACTGTGAGAAGGACCCTTGCTTGATGCCAGCTCTGGCTCTGTGGTCAGCAATGGGGTGCTACCACATGGTGCAGCATTACCAGCCCAGGTGAC includes:
- the CITED4 gene encoding cbp/p300-interacting transactivator 4; the protein is MAEHMMMSVSHGGAGLQSYRMGVSGLQGPPQHGQHVLRTLPAAGQMMPYGGAGMDGVMRPRPNLSGQMNHHQMQNAMMFNGPSQQQQYMGPVGTQQLMASMHLQKLNTQYQGHPLGMSNGPMAAGAQQYRVGPSQHPGMQHMPSPALTLNVMDTDLIDEEVLTSLVLELGLDRIQELPELFLGQNEFDFISDFVSKQQPSAISC